The following are from one region of the Streptococcus sp. 1643 genome:
- the secA2 gene encoding accessory Sec system translocase SecA2, whose product MFNRLYQERQLRKVKKLLSQINALKEEMAALSDEEMAAKTEEFRQRLAQGETLDELLVEAYALVREADKRVLGLFPYDVQVMGAIVIHQGNVAEMNTGEGKTLTATMPLYLNALTGKGSMLVTTNDYLARRDASEMGPVYQFLGLTVGLPFSEDPKEDLTAEERRKIYTSDIVYTTNSVLGFDYLNDNLASTREGKFLPPFNYVIIDEIDDILLDSAQTPLIIAGSPRVQSNYYRMIDTLVTTLVEGEDYIYKEEKDQVWLTRKGAQTVEGFLGIDHLYKEEYASYVRHLVYALRAHTLFTKDKDYLVRGQEMVLLDKGTGRLMEMTKLQGGLHQAIEAKEHVKLSPETRAMASITYQSLFKMFRKISGMTGTGKVAEKEFFETYNMSVIRIPTNRPLRRMDHPDNLYVTLPEKVYASLEAIKTYHAKGNPLLIFVGSVEMSQLYSSLLLREGISHNVLNANHAAREAQIIAESGQMGAVTVATSMAGRGTDIKLGPGVAELGGLIVIGTERMESQRIDLQIRGRSGRQGDPGMSQFFVSLEDDVIKKFGPSWVHDLYQDYQVEDISKPILLKARKYRNLVRKAQEASDSASRSARRQTLEYAESVNIQRQMVYKERDRLLDGSRDLEHILEDILADYTKQISEKAYSSPQELFHFIVTNISFGMRELPADLDLADADQIRELLEKIIAKEIAAKKEVLQPHQLYDSFLRISMLKAIDDNWVEQVDYLQQLSLAIGSQSASQKNPIVEYYQEAYAGFETMKQQIRTDMVRNLLMGIVEVTPKGEILTHFP is encoded by the coding sequence GTGTTTAATCGTTTGTATCAGGAAAGACAACTGAGAAAGGTCAAGAAGCTTTTAAGCCAAATCAACGCTCTCAAAGAAGAGATGGCTGCCCTCAGTGATGAGGAAATGGCTGCAAAGACAGAGGAGTTTCGCCAGCGTCTTGCCCAGGGAGAAACCTTGGATGAGCTATTGGTAGAAGCCTATGCCCTTGTTCGTGAGGCCGATAAACGTGTCTTGGGTCTCTTTCCCTATGATGTGCAAGTCATGGGTGCCATTGTGATCCATCAAGGAAATGTGGCAGAGATGAATACGGGTGAAGGCAAGACCTTGACTGCCACCATGCCCCTCTACCTCAATGCCCTAACGGGAAAAGGCAGCATGCTGGTCACGACCAATGACTATCTGGCTAGACGGGATGCAAGCGAAATGGGCCCAGTCTACCAATTTTTAGGTCTAACTGTCGGTCTTCCCTTTTCAGAGGACCCAAAAGAGGACTTGACTGCGGAAGAGAGAAGAAAGATCTACACCTCGGACATCGTCTACACGACCAATAGTGTCCTGGGATTTGACTATCTCAATGACAATCTTGCCTCCACTCGTGAGGGGAAATTCCTGCCTCCCTTTAACTATGTCATCATTGATGAGATCGATGACATTCTACTCGATAGTGCCCAAACTCCCTTGATTATCGCAGGTTCTCCCCGCGTCCAGTCTAACTATTATAGGATGATTGATACCCTAGTGACGACCTTGGTTGAGGGAGAAGACTACATCTACAAGGAAGAAAAAGACCAGGTTTGGTTGACCCGAAAAGGTGCCCAGACGGTCGAAGGTTTCCTAGGAATCGATCATCTCTATAAGGAAGAGTATGCTAGTTATGTTCGGCATCTGGTCTATGCTCTTAGAGCCCATACGCTCTTTACTAAGGACAAGGACTATCTGGTTCGAGGGCAAGAAATGGTCTTGTTAGACAAGGGAACAGGGCGTTTGATGGAAATGACCAAGCTTCAAGGAGGTCTCCACCAAGCTATCGAAGCCAAGGAACATGTGAAGCTCTCTCCTGAAACCAGAGCTATGGCTTCGATCACCTACCAGAGTCTCTTTAAGATGTTTCGTAAAATCTCAGGTATGACAGGAACTGGAAAGGTGGCAGAAAAAGAGTTTTTTGAAACCTATAACATGTCTGTCATTCGCATCCCAACCAATCGCCCACTTAGGCGAATGGACCATCCGGACAATCTCTATGTGACCCTCCCTGAGAAAGTGTATGCTTCTCTCGAAGCTATCAAGACCTACCACGCCAAAGGCAATCCACTCCTGATCTTTGTCGGATCTGTAGAAATGTCCCAGCTTTACTCGTCCTTGCTCTTGCGAGAGGGGATTTCTCACAATGTCCTTAATGCCAATCATGCGGCGCGTGAAGCCCAGATTATCGCAGAGTCTGGACAGATGGGGGCAGTGACCGTTGCGACTTCTATGGCAGGTCGAGGGACAGATATCAAACTCGGTCCAGGTGTTGCAGAATTGGGTGGTTTGATTGTGATTGGTACCGAGCGGATGGAGAGCCAACGAATTGACCTGCAAATCAGAGGTCGTTCTGGTCGCCAGGGTGATCCAGGCATGTCTCAATTTTTCGTATCGCTTGAAGATGATGTGATCAAAAAGTTCGGGCCGTCTTGGGTTCACGACCTGTATCAAGACTACCAAGTGGAAGATATTAGCAAACCTATCCTACTCAAGGCTCGCAAGTACCGCAATCTCGTCAGAAAAGCCCAAGAGGCTAGTGATAGTGCCAGTCGCTCTGCACGCAGACAAACCTTAGAGTATGCGGAAAGCGTCAATATTCAGCGTCAGATGGTCTACAAAGAAAGAGATCGCTTGCTGGATGGGAGCCGTGATTTAGAGCATATCCTTGAGGACATACTGGCAGACTATACCAAACAAATCTCAGAAAAAGCCTATAGCAGCCCCCAAGAACTCTTTCACTTCATCGTGACCAATATTAGCTTCGGGATGAGAGAATTACCAGCTGATTTGGATTTAGCTGATGCAGATCAGATTCGGGAGTTACTAGAGAAAATAATAGCCAAGGAAATCGCAGCTAAAAAGGAAGTCCTCCAACCTCACCAGCTCTATGACTCTTTTCTGAGAATATCCATGCTCAAGGCTATTGATGACAACTGGGTTGAGCAAGTAGACTATCTCCAACAGCTCAGTCTAGCAATCGGGAGCCAGTCTGCTTCTCAAAAGAACCCTATCGTGGAGTACTATCAGGAGGCCTATGCTGGCTTTGAAACCATGAAGCAACAAATCCGTACAGATATGGTACGCAATCTTCTCATGGGGATTGTGGAAGTAACGCCCAAAGGTGAGATTCTCACCCATTTTCCATAA
- the asp3 gene encoding accessory Sec system protein Asp3 has product MIIIKREDIRWGEMGATYLYGSQITYHADGHVTLKNPLLASGETLKTWFSSVNYQATRSQPSLPLLKKNHTYRLSMKMQVQPANGLYLKLTFLNRYEVIIEEKIERQFSFSFTYPEAAYTYRLSLISAGFEALDFVSFSIEEDAGV; this is encoded by the coding sequence ATGATTATCATCAAGAGAGAGGATATTAGGTGGGGTGAGATGGGAGCCACTTATCTTTATGGTAGCCAGATCACCTATCATGCAGACGGTCATGTTACCCTGAAAAATCCTTTGCTGGCTTCAGGTGAAACCCTTAAAACCTGGTTTTCTAGTGTCAATTACCAGGCTACTAGAAGTCAGCCCAGCCTCCCTCTTCTTAAGAAAAATCACACCTACCGTCTCTCTATGAAGATGCAGGTTCAACCAGCCAATGGTCTCTATCTCAAACTGACTTTTTTAAACCGTTATGAGGTAATCATCGAGGAGAAGATTGAAAGACAATTTTCCTTTAGCTTCACCTATCCTGAAGCGGCCTACACCTACCGCCTTTCCTTGATTAGTGCAGGTTTTGAGGCTCTTGACTTTGTTTCGTTTTCTATTGAGGAGGATGCTGGTGTTTAA
- the asp2 gene encoding accessory Sec system protein Asp2 produces the protein MEKKYKILQIGPEDWRDTLALPAQLDWYHVPPNTPSAIQKIMDENDLDHFHAVILTDGAYLVDLLPFASSLEPYTVFYPEQFASQDEGLQNLIKQHCMQAMDLSDRQGFVRDLSTSLFEGGYGDKLSPATIRIHPNFQGSVSYQGFEHLELEGDFGKTYTQLASWAYNQTVQALSPIELWLEYEKSGPVDLRLRLRKIPAGSISEIKQDILLEEADFASAIIVEQDYDAYLSISLEARGQGKVNIGNLHQRWSRKQFGKFVLGGNILHDKKREEINYFFHPGDFKPPLAVYFSGYRPAEGFEGYWMMKNLRCPFLLFSDPRLEGGAFYLGTEELEDNIQATIQHYLDYLGLDRSDLILSGLSMGTFPALYYGAYFEPKGIVVGKPLTNLGTIAQRGRLEAPGVFPTSFDVLHLQTGGVSQKDMKDLDQRFWTRFKQADFSQTTFGLSYMKDEDMDSSAYDQLVETLCQTGAKILSKGTAGRHNDDTGTNVAWFIHFYKMILEEYGRGET, from the coding sequence ATGGAAAAGAAGTATAAGATCTTGCAAATCGGTCCAGAGGATTGGCGAGATACACTTGCCCTACCAGCCCAACTAGACTGGTATCATGTCCCTCCCAACACACCGTCTGCCATCCAGAAAATCATGGATGAGAATGACTTAGATCACTTTCATGCTGTCATTCTCACGGATGGGGCTTATCTAGTAGATTTGCTACCTTTTGCATCTAGCTTGGAACCCTATACAGTTTTCTATCCAGAACAGTTTGCAAGTCAGGATGAAGGTCTTCAAAACCTCATCAAACAGCACTGCATGCAGGCGATGGACCTGTCAGACCGACAGGGCTTTGTTCGAGACCTCTCCACCTCCCTCTTTGAAGGTGGTTATGGGGACAAGCTGAGTCCAGCTACGATACGGATTCATCCGAATTTCCAAGGCTCAGTCTCCTATCAAGGATTTGAGCATCTGGAGTTAGAAGGAGATTTTGGCAAGACCTATACCCAGCTAGCCTCTTGGGCCTATAATCAGACTGTTCAAGCCCTTTCGCCAATCGAACTCTGGCTCGAATATGAAAAGAGTGGACCAGTGGACTTGCGCTTGCGTTTGCGAAAGATCCCAGCAGGATCCATCTCAGAGATAAAACAGGATATTCTCCTTGAGGAAGCAGACTTTGCCTCAGCAATCATAGTGGAGCAAGACTATGATGCTTATCTGAGTATTTCTCTTGAAGCGCGTGGTCAAGGGAAGGTCAACATCGGCAATCTCCACCAACGCTGGAGCCGGAAACAGTTTGGAAAGTTTGTTCTCGGAGGCAATATCCTGCATGACAAAAAACGTGAGGAAATCAACTATTTCTTTCACCCGGGGGATTTCAAACCTCCTCTAGCAGTCTATTTCTCAGGTTATCGTCCGGCGGAAGGTTTTGAGGGTTACTGGATGATGAAGAATCTCAGATGCCCCTTTCTCCTCTTTTCGGACCCTCGATTAGAGGGTGGAGCCTTTTACCTAGGAACTGAGGAGTTGGAAGACAACATACAAGCAACCATCCAACACTATCTAGACTACCTAGGCTTGGATAGAAGTGACTTGATCCTATCTGGGCTGTCAATGGGAACCTTCCCTGCCCTCTACTATGGAGCCTACTTTGAACCCAAGGGAATCGTAGTCGGAAAACCCTTGACCAATCTAGGAACCATCGCACAGCGGGGCCGACTAGAGGCGCCAGGAGTCTTTCCGACTAGCTTTGATGTCTTGCACCTTCAGACAGGAGGAGTGAGCCAGAAAGACATGAAGGACTTGGATCAACGTTTTTGGACCCGATTTAAACAAGCTGATTTTTCCCAGACGACCTTCGGCCTTTCTTACATGAAGGACGAGGATATGGATAGTAGTGCCTATGACCAGCTAGTGGAGACACTTTGTCAGACAGGAGCCAAGATTTTGTCCAAAGGAACCGCAGGTCGACACAATGATGATACAGGAACAAACGTTGCCTGGTTTATTCATTTTTACAAGATGATACTAGAAGAATACGGAAGAGGTGAGACATGA
- the asp1 gene encoding accessory Sec system protein Asp1 yields MYYFIPAWYGKERPWHADLTPWYFSHFKLEFDDTFNQIRLMQRQGVPAQVLLLSYQPHLRYFLHRQGILEAQVYSLFDELQDFHEIRPQILQLRDIEWDEDCEFVYSPFTILVLKDGKPYAQVEHGIEGFISTIQYFKEDGFLSANYLMDDRGLVSSVIYYEDGQAIYQDYLNPKGLWQFREHLQDDGRIEVNPIFAFRFQQEAYQDMGELIAEFFEKKIAQHPEEGATYFLPACDQHNSFLLERLPHQTTKVLSLFIGRNPQEQLPQLAGLLDKVDLVLVDREDTLRLAQSAFSEQAMKFRHLSPFDTRLELGKSQTRKESLLYYQLDFEQGIEDQALYQVLRFLSENKDTELVFGAFAASQEEMKRLETRVSEMIAEQFQDQELEKEVDYQGAENPLEDNRHQSKRYSFVNMRDESELIKQLEFVRLIVDLNSQPLLYTQIAGISAGIPQINRVKTEYVSHQKNGYLLENTADFAQAAHYYLDSLQVWNDALIHSIEKIKEHTGEQFLIKLEKWLEEVTHGKEV; encoded by the coding sequence ATGTATTACTTTATTCCAGCCTGGTATGGCAAGGAACGTCCCTGGCATGCCGATTTGACACCTTGGTATTTTTCTCATTTTAAGCTAGAATTTGATGACACCTTCAATCAGATTCGCTTGATGCAACGCCAAGGGGTCCCTGCCCAGGTCCTCCTTTTGTCCTATCAGCCTCATCTTCGCTATTTTCTCCATCGCCAAGGTATTTTAGAAGCACAGGTTTATTCCTTATTTGATGAATTGCAGGATTTTCATGAGATTCGACCACAGATCTTGCAACTCAGAGATATTGAGTGGGATGAGGACTGCGAGTTTGTTTACAGTCCCTTTACCATTCTGGTGCTGAAGGATGGCAAGCCCTATGCCCAGGTAGAGCACGGGATAGAAGGTTTTATCAGTACGATTCAGTATTTCAAGGAAGATGGGTTCTTGTCTGCCAACTACCTGATGGATGATCGGGGGCTGGTTTCCAGTGTGATTTACTACGAAGATGGTCAGGCTATCTACCAAGATTACCTCAATCCCAAGGGACTGTGGCAGTTTAGAGAGCATTTGCAAGATGATGGCCGTATCGAGGTCAATCCTATCTTTGCTTTTCGCTTCCAACAAGAGGCTTACCAAGATATGGGGGAATTGATTGCGGAGTTTTTTGAGAAGAAAATAGCTCAACATCCTGAGGAAGGAGCGACCTATTTTCTGCCTGCGTGTGACCAGCACAATTCTTTCCTTTTAGAACGATTGCCTCACCAAACTACCAAGGTTCTCAGCCTTTTTATCGGACGAAATCCCCAAGAGCAATTACCACAACTGGCAGGTCTGCTGGATAAGGTGGACCTTGTTCTGGTTGACAGGGAGGATACCCTGCGCTTGGCTCAGTCTGCCTTTTCAGAACAAGCAATGAAGTTTCGTCATTTATCGCCTTTTGATACGCGCTTGGAGCTGGGAAAGAGTCAGACTCGGAAGGAGTCGCTTCTCTACTATCAACTGGACTTTGAGCAGGGGATAGAGGACCAGGCTCTCTATCAGGTCTTGCGTTTCCTTTCTGAAAACAAGGATACAGAGCTGGTCTTTGGAGCCTTTGCTGCTAGTCAAGAAGAAATGAAGCGGCTGGAAACACGTGTTTCTGAGATGATTGCAGAGCAGTTTCAAGACCAGGAACTGGAGAAGGAAGTTGATTATCAAGGAGCTGAAAATCCACTTGAGGACAATCGCCATCAGAGCAAGCGCTATTCGTTTGTCAATATGAGGGATGAATCGGAGTTAATCAAGCAGCTGGAATTTGTTCGTTTGATTGTCGATTTGAACAGTCAGCCTCTTCTTTATACTCAGATCGCGGGGATTAGTGCTGGTATCCCTCAAATCAATAGGGTCAAAACAGAGTATGTCAGCCATCAGAAGAATGGCTATCTGTTGGAAAACACTGCTGATTTTGCGCAAGCTGCCCATTACTATCTCGATAGTTTGCAGGTGTGGAATGATGCTCTGATCCATTCGATTGAAAAGATAAAGGAACATACCGGGGAGCAATTCCTAATCAAGCTAGAAAAGTGGTTGGAGGAGGTGACTCATGGAAAAGAAGTATAA
- the secY2 gene encoding accessory Sec system protein translocase subunit SecY2: MKEFRSSIAVKKGMHTLFLLFIYVLGSRLALPFVNLNSRDFLGGSAAYLDFSVALTGGNLRSLSLFSIGLSPWMSAMILWQMFSFSKKLGLNSVSSEVQDRRKMYLTLGIALIQALALTTNLPVQAPYNPFLVFLLNTSLLVAGTFFLVWLSDINASIGVGGPVVILLASMVASLPQDIIQSVQVHKISPWLLFLLLILGVLFTYLVVLFYRARYRIPINKIGLHSRFKRYSYLEITLNPAGGMPYMYVMSLMGLPSYLLLLLQHLDKGNPLYPALLEQYAMGKPLWIYAYILILFVFSIAFAFVNVSGQQIADRMKQSGDYIYGVYPGEDTSRFINRLVLRFALIGAVFNVTLAGLPILFVLKDESLLKVSMIPGLFLILSGMLFTIHDELQALRLNERYQPLF; this comes from the coding sequence GTGAAAGAATTTCGTTCATCGATAGCAGTAAAAAAAGGGATGCACACCCTGTTTTTGCTCTTTATTTATGTGCTCGGGAGTCGTCTGGCTCTTCCTTTTGTTAACCTCAATAGTCGGGATTTTCTCGGAGGAAGCGCAGCCTATTTGGACTTTTCAGTAGCTCTGACTGGTGGAAATCTTCGCAGCCTCTCTCTCTTTTCCATCGGGCTTTCACCTTGGATGTCAGCTATGATCTTGTGGCAGATGTTTTCCTTTTCAAAGAAACTGGGCTTAAACTCAGTTTCTTCGGAAGTTCAGGATAGACGGAAAATGTACTTGACGTTAGGGATTGCCTTGATTCAGGCCTTGGCCTTGACGACAAACCTCCCTGTCCAAGCCCCCTACAATCCCTTCTTGGTCTTTCTCCTCAATACCAGCCTTTTGGTTGCGGGGACCTTCTTCTTAGTTTGGCTGTCGGACATCAATGCGTCTATCGGAGTTGGAGGCCCTGTCGTCATTTTATTGGCAAGTATGGTGGCTTCACTCCCTCAGGACATCATCCAATCGGTCCAAGTTCATAAGATCTCTCCTTGGTTGCTTTTCCTGTTGCTGATACTTGGCGTCCTCTTTACCTATCTCGTCGTTCTCTTTTACAGAGCGCGATACCGCATCCCTATCAATAAAATCGGGCTCCATTCTCGCTTTAAACGCTATTCCTATCTGGAAATCACGCTCAATCCTGCAGGTGGCATGCCTTATATGTATGTGATGAGTCTCATGGGCTTGCCTTCTTATCTCTTGCTCTTGCTTCAACATCTGGATAAGGGCAATCCGCTCTACCCTGCCCTACTGGAGCAGTATGCGATGGGGAAACCCTTGTGGATCTATGCTTATATCCTTATCCTCTTTGTCTTTAGCATTGCCTTTGCCTTTGTTAATGTGAGTGGTCAACAAATCGCAGATCGGATGAAGCAATCAGGAGATTACATCTATGGGGTCTATCCGGGTGAGGATACCAGTCGCTTTATCAACCGTTTGGTTCTCCGATTTGCTCTGATAGGTGCAGTCTTTAACGTTACCTTGGCTGGACTTCCGATATTGTTTGTCTTGAAGGATGAGAGTCTGTTAAAAGTCAGCATGATTCCCGGACTCTTTTTAATTTTGAGTGGTATGTTGTTTACGATTCATGATGAATTGCAAGCGCTCCGACTAAATGAAAGGTATCAGCCACTATTCTAG
- a CDS encoding glycosyltransferase: MKKTIVLAGDYAYIRQIETALKSLCYHNSHVKVYIFNQDIPQEWFRALRPIVEQMGGELVDVKMLGAQFQMNWSNKLPHINHMTFARYFIPDFVEEDKVLYLDSDLVVTADLTALFEMDLGENYLAAAPSCFGVGVGFNAGVLLINNKKWRAESVRQELVELTEREHQHVSEGDQSILNMLFHDSYAPLDQNYNFQIGFDSGAASHGHEFIFQIPLEPLPAILHFLSQDKPWNTHSVGRLREVWWYYHLMEWSVITEKWRQAGIDYPVTVYQPAMSCVNLTNSWHLEKIDYLVQALPEVHFYIAAYTTMAPELMLLSRFENVTLYPNTFPLLVEKLIQQTDVYLDINHDDKLSVVYDYISHFEKPILTFDNTQSRELPESAYAGIFSAERPEEMVAALTAYLDEKTHEN, from the coding sequence ATGAAAAAAACAATTGTTCTCGCAGGAGATTATGCCTATATTCGCCAGATTGAAACAGCGCTCAAGTCTCTCTGCTACCATAATAGCCATGTCAAGGTCTATATCTTTAATCAGGATATTCCTCAGGAGTGGTTCCGCGCTCTCAGACCGATAGTAGAGCAAATGGGCGGTGAATTAGTGGATGTCAAGATGCTTGGCGCCCAATTTCAGATGAACTGGAGCAATAAACTGCCCCATATCAATCACATGACCTTTGCCCGTTACTTTATCCCTGATTTTGTCGAAGAGGACAAGGTTCTTTACTTGGATAGTGATTTGGTTGTGACAGCTGATTTGACGGCTCTCTTTGAAATGGACTTAGGAGAAAACTACCTGGCTGCCGCGCCATCTTGTTTTGGAGTTGGGGTTGGTTTTAATGCAGGTGTACTCTTGATCAATAACAAAAAATGGCGGGCAGAATCTGTGAGACAAGAGCTAGTTGAGTTGACGGAGCGGGAACACCAACATGTGAGTGAAGGAGACCAGTCCATCCTCAATATGCTCTTTCATGACAGCTATGCTCCTCTGGATCAGAACTATAATTTCCAGATTGGTTTTGATAGTGGGGCTGCCTCACATGGACATGAGTTCATCTTCCAGATTCCCCTAGAGCCCCTGCCAGCCATCTTGCATTTCCTTTCTCAAGACAAACCTTGGAACACTCATTCGGTTGGGCGTTTGCGTGAGGTTTGGTGGTACTATCATCTGATGGAGTGGTCGGTCATTACTGAAAAATGGCGTCAGGCTGGAATTGACTATCCAGTCACAGTCTATCAGCCAGCTATGTCTTGTGTTAATTTGACTAACTCCTGGCATCTTGAGAAAATCGACTATCTGGTTCAAGCCTTGCCAGAGGTGCATTTCTACATTGCAGCCTATACAACGATGGCACCGGAACTCATGCTCTTGTCACGTTTTGAAAATGTGACCCTCTATCCCAACACCTTCCCTCTCTTGGTTGAGAAACTGATCCAGCAGACAGATGTCTACCTTGATATTAACCACGATGACAAGTTGAGTGTTGTTTATGACTATATTTCACACTTTGAGAAACCGATCTTGACTTTTGACAATACCCAGTCGCGGGAACTACCTGAAAGTGCCTATGCAGGTATTTTCTCAGCAGAAAGACCGGAAGAAATGGTAGCAGCTCTGACAGCTTATCTGGACGAAAAAACTCACGAAAACTGA
- a CDS encoding glycosyltransferase: MKKELQKAIVLGGDNAYMDKIETTIKSICAHNRAVTFYVFNDDLPSEWFQLMERRLEPLASKIVNVKISHHGLKEYHLPLAHLSYAAYFRYFIPQYVSEDLALYLDSDIIVRSNLDQLFLEDMVDWPVAAVADALVPSTFNSGVLLINVALWRQEKVTEHLLSLTDQLHDQVFGDQGVLNHLFEGRWKSLPATYNFMVGMDTVARNYQMDSWYRDSLATEKTAKIIHYTGDKPWYQINLNRLREDWWFYYGLEWPDIVMKKCDFHKGLASLVQAPQYATAIFTNTCHIERIEHLIQELPDVEFSILAHTNFAPEIMNLQSHLNVRLYPYFNPMNVKKVLEKIDFYLDINHEDEIANIIQEVQQREIPIFAFETTSHDSSGYSHVYSPAAVDQMIESIRTLLESKKQSL, translated from the coding sequence ATGAAAAAAGAGCTTCAAAAAGCCATTGTACTCGGTGGTGATAATGCATATATGGACAAGATTGAGACAACAATCAAGTCAATCTGTGCCCATAACCGAGCAGTGACTTTTTATGTTTTCAATGATGATTTGCCATCTGAATGGTTTCAGCTCATGGAGAGACGTCTAGAGCCTCTAGCCTCAAAAATCGTCAATGTCAAGATTAGTCATCATGGCTTAAAGGAGTATCATCTTCCCTTGGCTCATCTAAGTTACGCGGCTTACTTTCGTTATTTTATTCCTCAGTATGTCAGCGAAGACCTAGCCTTGTACCTGGATTCGGATATCATCGTTAGATCAAACCTAGATCAACTCTTTTTAGAAGATATGGTGGACTGGCCGGTAGCTGCTGTAGCAGATGCTCTAGTTCCTAGCACTTTTAATTCTGGTGTCTTGCTGATTAATGTGGCCCTCTGGCGTCAAGAAAAGGTGACGGAGCACTTGTTGAGCTTGACAGACCAACTGCATGACCAAGTTTTTGGTGATCAGGGCGTGTTAAATCACCTTTTTGAAGGTCGTTGGAAATCGCTGCCAGCTACCTATAATTTTATGGTTGGTATGGATACAGTGGCTCGAAATTACCAGATGGATTCTTGGTATAGGGACTCTCTTGCTACTGAGAAGACAGCCAAGATTATCCATTATACAGGGGACAAGCCTTGGTACCAAATCAACCTCAATCGTTTGAGGGAGGACTGGTGGTTTTACTACGGACTAGAGTGGCCTGATATCGTCATGAAAAAATGTGATTTCCATAAAGGATTGGCATCTTTAGTTCAAGCTCCCCAGTATGCGACCGCTATTTTTACCAATACATGTCACATAGAGAGAATCGAACACCTGATCCAAGAATTGCCCGATGTAGAGTTCTCTATCCTAGCTCATACCAATTTTGCGCCGGAAATCATGAACTTGCAATCGCATCTGAATGTACGCCTCTATCCTTACTTTAATCCCATGAATGTCAAAAAAGTCTTGGAAAAGATTGACTTTTACTTGGATATCAATCATGAGGATGAAATTGCAAACATTATCCAAGAGGTGCAGCAAAGAGAAATCCCTATATTTGCTTTTGAAACCACTAGTCATGACTCGAGTGGTTACAGTCACGTATACTCACCAGCAGCCGTAGATCAAATGATCGAGTCTATCCGCACGCTTTTGGAATCAAAGAAGCAGTCGTTGTAA